The genomic segment tgcttaagtaaattcaattaaaggctATTTTGTCACCTATAATATAAACGGAAGGAGATTTCAAAGGCCCATACATCGCACATTTCTACAAATTTATAGTATGAAGTGTTTCATCGGCCTAGGTCTGCCGTCTctgtgtacgtgttcgtccttttttcggcTTGGGAggggcacatcccggagtgcattttggtccgtgccgggattgaaaagaactccggaccctggttctgccagaaccgcctccatcatcgggcGGTGTCGgtaaggtgtaaccggtgcaagGAGTGGGTACatatccgatcttgctctgaccTTAACTCACGACAGAaatatagtcacactgaatatgttgcaaggtgcagTGCTGGTAATAGGTTTTTTGAGTCGGAAGAATATATTCGTTGCGGCGATCCAGAAGACCAaaacctgcagcttgcacagttgtcacggatacaaaggattgcttaaggaatggaggtgggggattggccttcgtgatacaccattccgtgcaatatagacatATAACGCCTCCGCCTGACGCTAGCATGGGGATAGCAGGTAAGCCCGGTACTGCCGCTATATAACGTGtgcataccgccggttggtagttgtgacccagttaatggccaggctaacaagcccaacataagtgagCTACTATCTGGTTCTAatagactttaatgcgcatcacgttttatggcattctcccctaggtaatgaCCAGCGGGGAATAGCTCCGGcggagcagattgaaagctccacgttttgcacggtgaatgaagaTACCCCCACTAGAATTACTAGGAGATGCAGCAACTCGCTAGACATTTCCATTACATCCCTTGATCTCTTGAGTGACGTAGCcgtaatttctttgggatcagtcCACCTTTCCATAATTCTCACTATCAACCATCcatccgacttcataacctctgaacgcCGGACGTTTATTAATCAGAAGAAGTGGTACTTGCGGACGAGTGTGATTCGTCACACGGACCTCACTAACACCAGAATCAgcaagctgaatctggaaataaacagggtagtcaatgaacataagcggaatttatgGCTGGATTCCttagagcaatgtaacttaggtaccgggttaggcaagctgtggtctacagTATGGTCACTCCCCTGTAGACGGGATGACTGGACCtcggtcacttttggcgacgtaactgtgactgatccgaagagatgcgtcaGATTGTTCAGCCGTCAATTTGTTGCGAATCCCAAAAGTGACAGGACtgggaggagagccattcgtcgtatccatggtctccgagccgattgACAGCCATCACAGTTTACCGTGGCGAAGTaacaaatgtcatccgtggcgccaaatcatccaaggcgttgggccccgacgaaaTCTACACTGATGATGAAGAATCTAGATCTACCTTGAGTGGAGTACCCTACAACtgttctcaacctgtctttgaacactcttatagttcccgatgtttggaagatgggcagagtgatcctgcTACttaagcctggaaaggacccgagtttgggggagtcgtacaaactgatctcccttctctcaccagtaaccAAGACTCTTGaggcactactcctcccgagcctcgttggagaatttccattcgccgtcCATTAGCATGGATTTTGAAGACTGGAAaccacaacaactgctttgcatgccatcaccgcaaacATTTGCCAcggcttcaatcagcctaggCCATGTGATGGAACGGTCCTCGTGGCGCTGGATATATCAGAGGCATTCgtcacggtcagccatgccaagcCAACACGTCCCTTCAGCCTccggcctgaaacgttgggtcgcgagaTATGTGTGCGGTCGCCAGTTTTTTGTGGAATTTGagaataagaagtcgaagcaccgtagagtgaaacagggagatccccaaggcggggtgatatctccggcactgtttaacctcaacCTATCCTCCAAACGGgttcatgcagacatggtagcagatgcggtaaatagctaccggatgAATGTAGACCTTGGAGAATGACCGCCTCACATTGCACCTGTAGAAATCGGCCTTTCCcggtaaaccagagtagttctggctcaataacgATGCAGGTGCAGCCgactcaattcctacagagcaaggattgatgccaacgttcaggatgtatgtcccgattgtgaccagggaccacacgtcacctgttaaaCTACCCAACTCTTCTccgacccagatccctctggacgcacgcCATCTTAGTAGCAAAGTTTCTGGACCTATattctcaacagaatcaagaagACGAAATATAGAACttaacaaactgctacaacaacaaccacaaccatCTTTCCGTGAAGCTGATCGACATTTtactaacaaaaaaaatatgtatgtatgtacatgtgCAGAAAGTGTGTGTACTTGAGCAGATACTAtgtgagaaagaagataacaacaaagagaatgcaaacaaaaatctgacatcttaataccgtcaaatctggccggctgttagtagctgttcgcgtgagaccacctttttaaatacgCCTGAGGACACTAGATTCCATACAGAAACATCACACCATTAAGGTTACGACTGAAACAAGGCGGATTTAAGAACAACTGAAAACAGCCGGCCAGTTTAACGGTATTCAGATGTCAATTCTGTGCTTACATTTACATTAGTTTTGTTTGTGTTGCACTGATAGAAAGAAGACGGTACTTtaccaataccgcctggtattattttgttataccagacaaaggagaaTTTACGGCgtcatatttgtattcttgtcatcgcgccagaagtgttgttgactTCTGTACTTAAAATCTTGACGccgttataaaatatttgttaaacaaataaaaaacctgctcaaaagcggtgaaaatggaaatagtaaaatttctaaggacattctacatcaaaaacataatagtctcttgtgtggaaaacgatgctatgttgttgtattcatatgaaaaccacttttgGGAATTAATGAATATGGAATAAATTGCTGAATCCAAAGAATTGAATTATtaacattgcaaattttgcccattaacataaTAACTTAATAAAGCTAGTACAAGATGGTACTTATcaatttatgtttcatccatgccatctggtattgtttttgtaccatacggtgttgcattactatcaataccgtatggtactgaaatgagcacgtttggtatcaacttttctcagGGTGTTCTCGCTCTCTCATTTTACTTGAACACGTACACCCACTAGGACAAGTTTCTTTAGTTGTGTTGAGAACAATGTTAATTTCAAAATGACCTCATTATGACGAGATGgtagattgcaccatatgatttgtggttgttgtacaaatgagaccaactttaattgtttcgccatgacgaATTAGGTCGAAGCAATTCTGTTTCATCATAGTTGCTTTGTTGTGTGGCtttttttgacttttgtttgtgttatgtCGTCCAATATAATGCGGCATATTTCGCCAAcaattaataaacaattttcgTATGAGTCAAGTAAGTACTAGGCTTAAATCAAAATTGCTTTATACTACTTTGTTTAGTGCATCATGTGTTTGCTACATGTCGCCGGTAAATGTAGCATCGTTTTTGTGACGTTTGGCTTTTAATGAGTTACAAAGCATAGTGTAAAACGGGTTGTTTTCCTTTGGATAGCATTACATTTCtcgataaaataaataaaataattcaagGATTTAAAGCTTTAAAATGACCAGGCACGCCAGAAATTGTACTGCGGGAGCCGTTTACACCTACAATGAGAAGAAAAAAGATGCTGCCGAATCGGGTTACGGCACAAACGCTCAACGCTTAGGCAAGGATTCAGTAAAATCATTTGATTGCTGTTCCCTATCCCTACAGCCCTGCCGAAATCCCGTAATTACCAAGGATGGATATCTCTTCGACAAGGAGGCAATACTTCAGTATATTATTACCAAGAAAAATGAATATAGCCGCAAATTAAAGGAATACGAGCGTTTGCGCAAACTAGAAGAAGACGAGCAATCACAAGAGGCTAACCGCCAGCAAGAAAGCAAAGTGGAACAATTTGTTAAATCGGGTAAACCTGTTAATGGCACAGTGGAGTTGCCGTCCTCCTCCAAGTCATCCACTTCCAACAAAGTAGATAAAAGCTCAATATCGAATATGGCCAACGGACacgaaaaaaaattaccaagTTTTTGGTTACCTGAGAATTGTCCTAATGCTGGCAGAGCTAAAGCTATAAAGCCTGAATCAACCATATATTGTCCCGTGTCAGAGAAACCATTAAAGGCTAAAGATTTGATAGATGTTAAATTCACTTTGCTTAAGGATGGTGACTCTAGCAAATCTTTGATAGCCAAAGAGGCACGATATATGTGTCCTGTCACGCATGATGTACTCAGTAATGCTGTTCCCTGTGCTGTGCTAAGACCAACGTAAGTGCTTTGGCAGAATTGTAGAATAATTTAGTTtacaattttccttttttcagTGGCGATGTTGTGACTATGGAATGTGTTGAGAAACTTATAAGAAAGGATATGATACATCCTTTGACAAACCAAAAATTGAAAGAGAAGGATATCATTCCTCTGCAAAGGGTAATTAGAGAATATAGAACCATACTAGTTTTTATAATGAAGATTTTAATGCCATTATAGTTAATTTATTATATACTAATGGCTATTATGCATTTCTAAAaccatttttaaatattgtttatgacttaatttttctttttcagggTGGTACTGGTTATGCTTTCACAAATGAAAACTTAGAAGGCAAAGAAAAACGACCTATGCTTCAAGTGTAGGCTAAATGCAAATACTTCcatttataaaaataagaattagaattaatattaatattaatatGAACCATCACTTTTTCGGATATGTAAAGGCACCGGTAAGTTATAATATTGTTAATGATAACCATAAACCAATAAAGATAGGGGCAAAAAGTGATGGATTGCTATTGTTATTAAAGCAACGTCTAAAATTAAGTGGATATCCATAATAATAATACATTAAAACCATGCCCTggaaatatatatgaaatatcTAAAATCAAACCAGTTTTTGTAATGTTCCATTATTATTTTCTCTTATCAtctcggcacgggatagctatgaacaccacacagtttggaacattaaggtccgatctgtgtggtgttcattgctgtcacgagaagcttagctgcgagctaccgggctcgtCCACAGATTGCCGATAGTAGAATGCGgaggcagtcgcggacaatcagcggtatcgggcGGAGAGTCTCactgagaggccgggcggcaccggctcttgcataagtgctgagtgcctatgatgctcgatatgataaggcgggcaattagcgcctttaaataaccaatggccaccctattCCCGCAGCGATCGGCCCTTTGGACTGgaaagagcttgctcacctgcaggagcttgacgagcttgtggctacaacaacaccaGTGTTTCCCAATTCAAGCAAAATTCGTGGTTACAAAAAGCGTGTTGTAAAATAATATGGAAAGAAGTTTTCAAAAATGCAAACAATCTTGCGaatatcgcaaaaaaaaaatgtcaatgaaaaagTTCAGTAGCGATGTTCAGTATTCATTTTACGTAATtgttagcatacttttaggtgctTCTAGGTTAAAATTTACGTCAAGTAAATGACCTGTACTAACAacgttcttgttgttgtttcagtgtgttgtacactgagacggcagcccttgccgatgaagaacttcatcgggtcaatccgatacatacaactgccatgggattgtgtatTAGTAACGTCCACAAGCTCAGTCGTCAAGAAATAGGATTAGAACATAAATATACTATGGCCAGTTGGAATGGGTAATTGAGTATGCAAATTAATGCTTGTTTGCTATTTTTGTAGCAAAAACCGTTTTTTTATCTTTCATTCTATCTGAGGATCTGCAAAGTATATACTAACGCAATGGAATCCGACAATTAAAAGGTCTCGGAATtttctctcggcaactagcacattcggGGAGGTggtagttcactgaagcggttattggtgtactctctgaagccgacccaatcgaCCTTCtcttgattgataaacgtccggcactCAGAAGTTATGTGATCGGTCGGGtgatcggtcgatggtgagtattagggggaggtggtctgatcccaaagaaatgacggcttccCAGGATGCGTTACTCAGGAGATCGGGGCGTGCAATGGAAATGCCTGGTGAGCTGCTGCATCTCCTCCTAATTCTAGTGGGGCATCCTCAtttaccgtgcaaaacgtgaagctttcaatctgctctgccaaagctatgccccgttGGTCGTTACCTAGAGGAGATTGCCATGCAACGAGATGCGCATttaagtctcctagaaccagacgattgtgGCCAGACAGTAGCCCACTTCTGTCGGACTTGTACgcttggccattaactgggtcacaactaccaaccggcggtatgtacacgttgtatagctctatctcgacaGTACCGGACTTAACTGCTATCCCCACACTCTCCGTTTTGTGGTCaatagcgccaggcgcaggcgagatggatcAGTTTCGGCGGCCCAATtttccggcgcaggcagtggtactcacaGACAAGCGTGaagggattcgttgtacggaccctACTAactccagaatcagcgagctgagtCTTGAATTAAAAGGGTAGTCAaagaacataagcggaatttgttgCTGGAACaattggagcaatgtaacttaagtagaagaatctggatctacctggagttgagtaccttacaggacagttgtaaggtacctgtctttgaacactcttttaGTTCCCAATGTCggaaaaatgggcagagtgatcccgctactgaagcctggaaaggacccgagattgggggagtcgtacagaccgatctcccttctcacACCACCAGCCAAGACTTTTGaacactactcctcccgagcctcgttgcaGATTTTCCATTCGCCGGTCAtaagcatggatttcgaagactgcataccACTACAACCGCTTTTCATGCCTTCACCGTACACATTTGCggcggcttcaatcagcccaggcatGTGGTAGTACAATCAGCCCAAGCCatatgataggacggtcctcgtggcactggacctatcgctAACATGTCTCTCCAACAAGGCCcaaaacgatgggtcgcgaattatctgtgtggtcgccagtcatttgtagaattgagggataagaagtcgaaacaccgtagagtgaaacagggatttCCCCAAGGCCggatgatatctccggcattgtttaacctcttcctttcctccattccaccccctcccgACGGCattgagatcgtatcatatgcggacgattgtacgatcatggcatcaggccccgacccattgatgacatctgcaataggttgaacgtctacctaaATGAACTTgcttcatatttcgctgcaagagatctaaagatatttgccaccaaatcttcagccacattgttcactacagatAAGTGTGAGGTGAGTACTAAGCTGAAAATGATTGTCGATGGAGAATGATTCTAACCATCAAGTGTCTTAAtaaacttggcgtcacatttgacagctcttacacattctccccacattccacagcaatttgcgataaagtcaaaagcagaaacaaggtgctcaagtcacttgccggcagcacttggggtgctgacaaagaaactttgttgaccacgtacaaagaaaattgataagttatgcagcgtcagTGTGGTCTCGCCAGCTCTGCGACACGCACTGtatcctcagttctcatgtggaccacctccatcaggagacaaagatccaatggcagccggttgtatgtactgGATCGACCCGATggaattcttcatcggcaaggacttcCTCCTCAGTGTACATCATACTGCTACAACGACGacgacaaagatcctacccgtgcgaagacatgtTGTCTAAACAgcccttttgggctgttatcgcaccGACCAtcgaaatcatcatcttgtggataggtatttcCGGCCGATaggggataactatgagcaccacacgggctggaactttacgctccgacttgtgtggtatcCATCGCTATCAcgtgaagcttagctgaaagctaccgggagtcaggtggcactgcctcttaattaaatactgagtgctctTCGCTCTTTCAAGCGAAGTTCGTAGGAACTTAATGTAAAATCCTGCACCggtgacttcttgaacctaacCTGGGACCATCCGTTTTCAGGGGAAAAGTAGAGTGCCTTTAGCAGAGAGCCCTCTTTTCATGGAAAAACGACGTCCAATTCGTCAATAAGAAAGAACCTCTGTTATATGCTCCGTCACCATGCCGCCAGGCAAGGCCCGGCTATGATTACAACTCTGATtttcgatttgtgtggtgttcatcgtcacaACGCGAAGCTCAGCTGGGAGCTATCGGTGGCGTtcacaggttacggatagtgAAATGattcgtatacggagtagctgcagttGCAGTtccggacaatcagcgatatcgagtgaaGGGTCTCAATgagcgatatcgagtggagagtctcagtgagaagtcggGTGAACCGGATCAAGCTTACTCACATTTGAgcctgacgaggatcgctacctccacatacgggaatgtggctacaacacaaACAACCACCATGTCACCTATTGGGTTGCAACTCATGTGGAGTGCATTTGTCCCCCTTTGACCCTATCTACCTATCTAGATAACGCtagcactcaaccaaatttcttattcaatacagcaaaaatgtttgcttaaatagcagtttttgtctgctggaaaagggaaagcagacattactgctgtttcagcaaacatagggctgctgtattagcaaacatttcttactgctatttcaactaataaaatctgctgttttgagtacacaagtctgctgaaaaaatgtGTATGCTACTTtgtatggttgcctgttacttgttttgattaccttAGGTATttcttttagatttttttacctTAGGCATttcttttagatttttttacctTAGGCATttcttttagattttttttagaaattttgttggaagagttgattttaatttgtggaatattactgtataGAAGTTacttgatccatccattggtatacatttcaaaatgtggctgagctagctcgcattaTTGGTATTtctctactaatgtgcacatgactgcactcattgaaaaaattttttctgaaagtaGCAATAGTTGCTGAATAAtaatagttaattttgctgctattgtagcagttgttctgctattacagcagtattactgcagtttcagagtagcaggcttactgctgaaaatcctgttgtttgctgaaaatgactgctgctaaATTTTGAAGGgtatgttagaagaaaaaatggaacacatatgtaaacattttttcaaaatcgaaaattgccaaaatgtttctgttactgtgaaattggtaaaatacctcaaactttttttttaattgtcgttgttgttgttgtagcagtttatcgTGTtcaatctttcgtctgcttgattctgttgagtgtcgagacccaggaactctgcgactaagatggggtgcgtccacagggatctgggtctgagtcgagtgggtctggccgggcagttaaacaggtgacgtgtatcgtgaggtccctggttacaatcgggacatacatcttgcacgtcggcatcaatcctggCTCTGTgtgaattgaggcggctgcatctgccggaacgtaattaagccagaaccactctggtttgccagggGGGGGTCgattcttcgggtgcaatgggtagcggtcgttcttcaaggaatacattcacccggtagccaattaccgcgtctgctaccgtgtctgcatgaatgttgttcagacccgcttgatatgccgcttgatctagaggttctcttttgtagcgctggacctcacgctctagatcgtgtagatctaccttaaggcttctgggcggtgggtatctatccacaagatgatgatttggatgatttctgcgataacagaacaaaaggtattgcttagacagcatgtagttatgtcttcgcactggtaggatctttgtctcctgatggaagtggtccacatgagaactgaggagacagcccgtcgcagttcggagggcggcattctgacagatctgaatattattccactgcgtgtcacaaagttgacgagaccacactggcgctgcgcaacttaccacagaccggccaattgctttgtacgtggttaacaaggtttctttgtctgcaccccaagtgctgccagcgagtaatttgaggaccttgtttctacttttgactttattgcagattgctgtggcgaGAAGAATgtataagagctgtcaaatgtgacgccaagtattttgggacacttgatggtcggaatcatttctccatcgaccatcacagtcagctcagtattcacttcacgcgtatttgtagtgaacagtgtggctgaagatttggtgggggatatcttcagatttcttgcagcgaaatatgaggcaagctcgttgaggtaggcgttcaacctatcgcagatgtcatcaatgggtgtggggcctgatgccatgatcgtacaatcgtccgcatatgatacgatctctatgccgtctgggaggggggtggaatggaggataggtagaggttaaacagtgccgaagatatcaccccaccttggggaactccctgtttcactctacggtgtttcgacttcttatccctaaattccacaaatgactggcgaccacacagataattcgcgacccaccgtttcaggcctggctgaagggacgtgttggcgatgtcctcaaataatttggcatggctggccgtgtcgaatgccttcgataggtccagtgccacgaggaccgtcctatcacatggcctgggttgattgaagccacggcaaatgtgtgtggtgatggcatacaAAGCTGTTTTTGTGCtttgcagtctccgaaatccatgttgatgctcggcgaatggaaattcccctacgaggctcgggaggagtaatgcctcaagcgtctataccactggtgagagaagggagatcggtctgtacgactcccccaaactcgggtctttaccaggcttcagtagcgggatcactctgcccattttccagacatcgggaactataagagtgttcaatgacaggttgaggacagtggtaaggtactcaactccaggtgaatccagattcttcagcatcaatgtagagattccgtcggggcccaacgccttggaagatttggcgccacggatgacattcgtaacttcgcccacggtaaattgtgatggctgttcctcggctcggagaccacgaatacggcgaatggctctcctccttgccctgtctctctcgggatgcacaaaaaaattgacggttgaacaacctggcgcatctcttcggatcagtcacggttatctcgccaaaagtgactgaggtcctgtcgtccagTCTACcgaggttcgagagtgacttaacagtggcccacagtttgcccacaccggtgcctaagttacattgctccaagtgttccagccacaaattccgtttATGTTCGATGActtccctgtttatttccagattcagctcgctaatTTTGGAGTTAgcgggtccatagcacgaatctcatcacgctcgtctgcgagtatccacttggggtattcgaccggctggtataaagcgagcggctgctgcgttaatgatgtctcggaatttcctctcggccacaagcacatcagaggggcgTGGCAGTTCAccgaagcggcgattggtatactctctgaagccagtccaatcggccttcttataattgataaacgtccggcgctcagaggttatgaagtcggctggtcggtcgatggtgagaattatggggaggtggcctggccattaatcgggacacagctaacaaccggcggtatatacacgttgtatatct from the Stomoxys calcitrans chromosome 1, idStoCalc2.1, whole genome shotgun sequence genome contains:
- the LOC106095191 gene encoding nitric oxide synthase-interacting protein homolog, translated to MTRHARNCTAGAVYTYNEKKKDAAESGYGTNAQRLGKDSVKSFDCCSLSLQPCRNPVITKDGYLFDKEAILQYIITKKNEYSRKLKEYERLRKLEEDEQSQEANRQQESKVEQFVKSGKPVNGTVELPSSSKSSTSNKVDKSSISNMANGHEKKLPSFWLPENCPNAGRAKAIKPESTIYCPVSEKPLKAKDLIDVKFTLLKDGDSSKSLIAKEARYMCPVTHDVLSNAVPCAVLRPTGDVVTMECVEKLIRKDMIHPLTNQKLKEKDIIPLQRGGTGYAFTNENLEGKEKRPMLQV